A genomic region of Leptospira mtsangambouensis contains the following coding sequences:
- a CDS encoding pyrroline-5-carboxylate reductase family protein has translation MQKKPFEAVGVVGLGKMGGAIATALVGKGTKVYGFDPNVKESPVAGVNLLGTLSAISEVTDVIVIAVKPNLVVPVLKEFSKPATFVSIAAGISHSQMAEAAPKGSNSVRVMPNLPLVSERGAFAYFCEDTSVSHVERLFDGMGTGIRVAKESLMDAVTGLSGSGPAYVLTFLQAMAEGGLQEGLSYEESLSLAMETIEGTLVYFRNLRRANANLHPMEVRNWVTSPGGTTIHGLDALERGGFSTAVRDAIHRATERSKELGKG, from the coding sequence ATGCAAAAGAAACCATTTGAAGCTGTTGGAGTTGTGGGCCTGGGAAAGATGGGGGGAGCCATTGCAACTGCCCTTGTAGGAAAAGGTACCAAGGTATACGGGTTTGATCCCAACGTAAAAGAATCTCCCGTGGCTGGAGTGAATCTTCTGGGAACCCTTTCTGCTATTTCCGAAGTTACGGATGTGATTGTGATCGCTGTAAAACCCAATTTAGTTGTTCCCGTCTTAAAAGAATTTTCAAAGCCAGCTACCTTTGTTTCGATTGCTGCTGGTATTTCTCATTCGCAAATGGCGGAGGCGGCACCGAAAGGATCGAATTCTGTACGAGTGATGCCCAATCTTCCTCTAGTTTCTGAACGAGGAGCCTTTGCGTATTTTTGTGAAGACACTTCTGTTTCTCACGTAGAACGATTGTTTGATGGAATGGGTACAGGAATCCGTGTTGCCAAAGAATCACTGATGGATGCAGTCACAGGACTTTCAGGATCAGGTCCTGCCTATGTACTCACATTTTTGCAGGCAATGGCAGAGGGTGGATTGCAGGAGGGTTTGAGTTATGAAGAATCCTTGTCTTTGGCTATGGAAACCATTGAAGGCACTCTTGTGTATTTTAGGAATTTGCGAAGGGCAAATGCAAACCTTCACCCCATGGAAGTGAGAAATTGGGTGACATCTCCCGGGGGAACAACCATTCATGGTTTGGATGCTTTGGAAAGGGGTGGATTCTCAACCGCCGTTCGAGATGCAATACACAGAGCGACGGAGAGAAGTAAGGAATTAGGGAAAGGATGA
- a CDS encoding PilZ domain-containing protein yields MDKEIKDPEGILKVITALFGKLPAYIINSDKEFPVKIIALKNKALIINTNLKFPSRDRILTVVHNGSKFLAHFLVAGGDGNGIEILTPVKIQITPASRQSSRVDTSQIQSGMVVSNIINVNDVSKAIGFDDKKVDAILLAYRAKLTKAFPLSSIFFAGRMDNRLRLMHHYDKDIFIIDRKEKSTASADFFPFDEYLRIFDSSKIPDTYTSEICVPIKYKGYVHLGYVQVLSEKPLDFEIYKQIQTFANAVSRDIISTGVFQESRDVCQVMDLSMGGISFIHAPSRSFSRSVTLNGTILFDLNLESGKRVTIRGIIKNIRNQETNFRVGCQFYNLTEKDVEVLEAFLNVGKDETSAVETPMEAQESNADPGEDIKEDTSSVIGTVDEPDDPFGGAMDSELTSEEPSPES; encoded by the coding sequence ATGGATAAGGAAATCAAAGATCCCGAAGGTATTTTAAAGGTAATTACCGCTTTATTCGGTAAACTTCCTGCATACATTATCAATTCAGATAAAGAATTTCCAGTAAAGATCATTGCCTTAAAAAATAAAGCTCTCATCATCAACACCAATCTAAAATTTCCAAGTAGGGATCGTATCCTTACTGTTGTTCATAACGGTAGTAAGTTTTTGGCTCATTTTTTAGTTGCTGGTGGTGACGGAAATGGAATTGAGATCTTAACGCCTGTTAAAATACAAATTACTCCTGCTTCGAGACAGAGCTCAAGGGTTGATACAAGCCAAATCCAATCAGGGATGGTGGTTTCCAATATCATCAACGTCAATGATGTGTCCAAAGCAATTGGATTTGATGATAAAAAAGTAGACGCAATCCTTCTTGCATACCGAGCCAAACTCACAAAAGCATTTCCTTTATCCTCTATCTTCTTTGCTGGTCGTATGGACAATCGACTGCGACTCATGCACCACTACGATAAGGATATTTTTATAATCGATCGTAAGGAGAAATCTACTGCTTCTGCGGACTTTTTTCCTTTTGATGAATACTTAAGAATTTTCGATAGTTCTAAAATTCCTGACACATATACTTCGGAAATTTGTGTCCCAATCAAATACAAAGGTTATGTACATCTTGGTTATGTACAAGTTTTATCAGAAAAACCACTCGACTTCGAAATTTATAAACAAATTCAAACATTTGCAAATGCAGTGAGTCGCGATATCATAAGCACGGGAGTTTTCCAAGAATCACGTGATGTTTGTCAGGTAATGGATTTAAGTATGGGTGGTATTAGTTTTATCCATGCACCATCCAGATCTTTTTCTAGATCTGTCACTCTAAACGGAACCATACTTTTTGATTTAAATTTGGAAAGTGGAAAAAGAGTTACCATCCGCGGAATCATCAAAAACATCCGTAACCAAGAAACAAATTTTCGGGTTGGTTGCCAGTTCTACAACCTAACAGAAAAAGACGTAGAGGTTTTGGAAGCCTTTCTAAATGTAGGAAAGGACGAAACTTCAGCAGTTGAAACACCAATGGAAGCACAAGAGTCCAATGCTGATCCTGGAGAAGATATCAAAGAGGATACAAGTTCAGTGATTGGCACTGTGGATGAACCGGATGATCCTTTTGGTGGTGCCATGGATTCTGAACTCACTTCCGAAGAACCAAGTCCAGAATCTTAA
- the mnmA gene encoding tRNA 2-thiouridine(34) synthase MnmA, protein MKEKEKIIVAMSGGVDSAVAAGLLMEAGYDVIGVNLRTWEYEAPACDTTKKSCCSPEDIRDARDVGLSLNIPFYVIKMEKVFGERVIDRFINDYKDGRTPNPCVECNTFVKFGALFEQAKTLGIEKIATGHYARVIEVDGRYAIRNAVDMKKNQAYYLYGLSQENIKNTVFPLGEMDKVQVREIAKRMGLPVAEKPESQEICFIPENDYRTFLKKKGMEFTPGFFKLASGQIIGKHQGKEGFTIGQRKGLGIAWKNPLYVLSIEDDGTVVLGEEEETVSESFILEEITYQALSPMEVGESKEMRVQIRYRSAPVHCKVTALGDTWKVEFLEDVKSVTPGQSATFYEANGDYLLAGGIIQKGSITRKVKTNFVLEAESVTI, encoded by the coding sequence GTGAAAGAAAAAGAAAAAATCATAGTAGCGATGAGTGGTGGGGTAGATAGCGCTGTGGCCGCAGGGCTTCTGATGGAAGCGGGTTACGACGTGATCGGGGTCAACCTACGCACTTGGGAATACGAAGCCCCTGCCTGTGATACCACTAAAAAATCCTGTTGTTCTCCGGAAGACATTCGTGATGCCCGCGATGTTGGTCTTTCTTTAAACATTCCGTTTTATGTAATCAAAATGGAAAAGGTGTTTGGGGAACGAGTCATCGACCGTTTTATTAATGATTATAAAGATGGAAGGACACCAAACCCTTGTGTAGAATGTAACACCTTTGTGAAGTTTGGCGCTCTTTTTGAACAAGCCAAAACATTGGGAATCGAAAAAATTGCTACTGGTCATTATGCTCGTGTTATAGAAGTAGATGGACGTTATGCAATTCGAAATGCAGTGGACATGAAAAAAAATCAAGCGTACTATTTGTACGGTTTGTCCCAAGAAAATATTAAAAATACAGTTTTCCCACTTGGTGAAATGGACAAAGTCCAGGTTCGTGAAATAGCAAAACGAATGGGCCTGCCTGTGGCCGAAAAACCGGAATCACAAGAAATTTGTTTTATTCCAGAAAATGATTATAGAACTTTTTTAAAGAAGAAGGGAATGGAATTTACTCCTGGTTTTTTTAAATTAGCATCTGGACAAATCATTGGCAAACACCAAGGAAAAGAAGGATTTACCATCGGTCAAAGAAAGGGTCTTGGGATCGCATGGAAAAACCCACTTTATGTTTTATCCATTGAAGATGATGGAACAGTTGTACTTGGGGAAGAAGAGGAAACTGTTTCCGAATCTTTTATTTTAGAAGAAATTACTTACCAAGCCTTATCTCCTATGGAAGTGGGTGAATCAAAAGAAATGAGAGTTCAAATCCGATACAGAAGTGCACCTGTTCACTGTAAGGTGACTGCTCTTGGTGATACCTGGAAAGTTGAATTTTTAGAAGATGTAAAAAGTGTAACTCCGGGCCAGTCGGCCACCTTTTATGAAGCCAACGGTGATTACCTCCTTGCTGGAGGGATCATTCAAAAAGGTTCCATCACAAGAAAGGTAAAAACAAATTTTGTTTTAGAGGCAGAGAGCGTTACCATTTGA
- a CDS encoding 3-deoxy-D-manno-octulosonic acid transferase, translating into MVYFFYNILVFKIDWILKFLSLFVKQIREELEKRNRSLHQIFSKSADGKFVIWLHSASVGELDQAKALTETIRKKNKNVFIIQSVFSSSVKETSFQDPLADVYFYLPLDRAHAYDQIFSHFQPKVLFVMAWDTWPNLLKKANQMGTKSYLTCASLSSGSSRKNPLIRSLTKASFRYLTGIYPSHELMAKEFEGLVTETTDFQVLGDTRFESVLNKLENKSPNPTFTNFLLEQKDFLSKNKPVILGSTYGICEEHFINYLKKHKDESFYWIFPHKWEETRMKDFISNLEKYGPVGVFSKRNPGDSLPKFLLFDLMGILAFAYHYGSFAYVGGAWLHRVHNTIEPAALGLPVITGPKIYNAPEAIVMRELGGLFQTETESDFIEKFHLLTTDQTLREKMGNGNRNFVVENRGASDKIYNRVFSNAQN; encoded by the coding sequence ATGGTATATTTTTTTTACAACATCCTTGTTTTCAAAATTGATTGGATTTTAAAATTTTTATCCTTATTTGTGAAACAAATAAGAGAAGAATTAGAAAAAAGAAATCGTTCTCTTCACCAAATTTTCTCCAAATCGGCAGATGGAAAATTTGTGATTTGGCTCCATTCAGCCAGTGTGGGTGAACTCGATCAGGCCAAAGCTCTAACAGAAACCATCCGAAAAAAAAATAAAAATGTTTTTATCATCCAATCGGTATTTTCTTCTTCTGTAAAAGAAACTTCCTTTCAAGATCCATTGGCCGATGTGTATTTTTATCTTCCTTTGGATAGAGCCCATGCCTACGACCAAATATTTTCTCATTTCCAACCCAAAGTTCTCTTTGTGATGGCTTGGGATACTTGGCCCAATCTTTTAAAAAAGGCAAACCAGATGGGAACAAAGTCCTATCTAACCTGTGCTAGTTTGTCTTCTGGTTCGTCTCGAAAAAACCCACTCATTCGTTCTTTAACCAAAGCTTCCTTTCGTTATCTTACGGGAATCTACCCAAGCCATGAACTAATGGCAAAAGAATTCGAAGGTCTCGTAACTGAAACAACCGATTTCCAAGTATTAGGTGATACAAGATTTGAATCTGTTTTGAACAAATTAGAAAACAAATCTCCAAACCCTACTTTTACCAATTTTCTTTTAGAACAAAAAGACTTTTTATCCAAAAACAAACCCGTCATTCTTGGTTCCACTTATGGAATTTGCGAAGAACATTTTATTAACTATTTAAAAAAACACAAAGATGAGTCTTTTTATTGGATTTTTCCTCATAAATGGGAAGAAACTCGAATGAAGGATTTCATTTCGAATTTGGAAAAATACGGACCTGTGGGAGTGTTTTCGAAAAGAAATCCGGGCGATTCTTTGCCCAAATTCCTTCTTTTTGATCTTATGGGAATTTTGGCATTTGCTTACCACTATGGAAGTTTTGCTTATGTGGGTGGCGCTTGGTTACACCGAGTTCATAATACCATAGAACCTGCTGCTCTTGGCCTTCCTGTCATCACTGGGCCAAAAATCTATAATGCACCTGAAGCGATCGTCATGCGAGAGTTAGGTGGACTCTTCCAAACCGAGACAGAATCTGATTTTATTGAAAAATTTCACTTACTCACAACGGACCAAACCTTAAGAGAAAAGATGGGAAATGGGAATCGAAACTTTGTTGTAGAAAACAGAGGTGCGTCGGATAAGATTTATAACCGAGTTTTCTCCAATGCCCAAAATTAA
- a CDS encoding flagellar filament outer layer protein FlaA yields the protein MNFAKKITIGLGFLLMISGLLSLPRPHDPDELGRVQILKSALSIDTSYLLFLVEDFEGERPWDFYRVDSFLTFTQFTASIPKSEAFFLETNILKESGYPNLQNQTSFLVQSYVENPRLDHWEIRPKEPILMPLGMPIQGILWVYSEGHHINLSMGLSQKKSKDLYFDLGTLNFVGWRRLEFTINLPKENTRLIQSMSFPISFASFRLKSLASQKKGEFHLYFDNLSFVIDKRTFIYPGSEVNDTWGNKR from the coding sequence ATGAACTTTGCAAAAAAAATCACAATCGGTTTGGGTTTCCTACTCATGATTTCCGGTCTTTTGTCTCTTCCGAGGCCTCATGATCCCGATGAATTGGGCCGAGTCCAAATTTTAAAATCCGCTCTCTCCATCGATACAAGTTACCTTCTCTTTCTTGTGGAAGACTTTGAAGGAGAAAGGCCTTGGGATTTTTATCGTGTGGATTCCTTTTTGACCTTCACACAGTTTACAGCTTCCATTCCAAAATCAGAGGCATTTTTCCTAGAGACAAACATTCTCAAAGAGTCGGGTTATCCCAACTTACAAAACCAAACCAGTTTTCTTGTGCAAAGTTATGTAGAAAATCCAAGGCTTGACCATTGGGAAATTCGACCCAAAGAACCAATTCTTATGCCACTAGGTATGCCCATCCAAGGAATTCTTTGGGTGTATTCAGAAGGCCACCATATCAATTTGAGTATGGGGCTTTCTCAAAAAAAATCCAAAGATTTGTATTTTGATTTAGGGACTTTGAATTTTGTGGGATGGAGAAGATTAGAATTTACCATCAATCTTCCCAAGGAAAACACTAGGCTCATCCAATCCATGTCCTTTCCTATTTCTTTTGCCTCCTTTCGACTCAAAAGTTTAGCTTCACAAAAGAAAGGAGAGTTTCATTTATACTTTGACAATTTGAGTTTTGTCATTGATAAAAGAACTTTCATCTACCCTGGATCGGAAGTCAACGATACCTGGGGTAACAAACGTTAA
- a CDS encoding sensor domain-containing diguanylate cyclase: protein MSFKENTDIVFEHYEKKIYDQKQLLEISRALNSTLDYKYLIDAILNICLAQLQTLHAAMYLEPEIDLGLFKLEPQSIKGFELSTEEQNYEVKIDSPLIHYFEEKPKAITMDQILQMDSLKSIPDITYLRKMGAEILVPLNAKGKVNGLLVLGDKMTSEEFLEDEKEFMTTLANLAGIAVDNARLYELATVDMMTGLKIHHYFQTKLKEEMERCRKKGTKLCLLFTDVDHFKSFNDTYGHQAGDVVLIEVAKQLINAGQRHHIPARYGGEEFCLVMPGASEEEAMAKGEEIRKAVESMVVKNPNDGSDLKVTLSVGVSSFRPTDRNNKDLIERADKALYQAKHSGRNRTICYKD, encoded by the coding sequence TTGTCTTTTAAAGAAAACACTGATATCGTTTTTGAGCATTACGAAAAAAAAATCTACGACCAAAAACAACTACTGGAAATCTCTCGTGCCCTGAATTCCACGTTAGACTATAAATACTTAATTGATGCAATCCTTAACATCTGTTTGGCGCAGTTGCAAACTTTACATGCCGCAATGTACTTAGAGCCTGAAATTGACTTAGGACTTTTTAAGTTGGAGCCCCAATCCATCAAGGGATTTGAATTAAGTACCGAGGAACAAAACTACGAAGTAAAAATCGATAGCCCTCTCATTCATTATTTTGAAGAAAAACCCAAAGCCATTACCATGGACCAAATCCTACAAATGGATTCTTTGAAATCTATTCCTGATATTACATACCTTCGTAAGATGGGAGCAGAGATCCTTGTTCCACTCAATGCTAAGGGCAAAGTCAATGGACTTCTTGTTCTTGGGGACAAGATGACTTCCGAAGAGTTTTTGGAAGATGAAAAAGAATTTATGACCACTCTTGCAAACCTTGCAGGGATTGCTGTGGATAACGCTCGGTTGTATGAACTGGCAACAGTTGATATGATGACAGGATTAAAAATCCATCACTACTTCCAGACCAAACTCAAAGAAGAAATGGAACGTTGTCGTAAAAAAGGAACTAAACTTTGTCTATTATTTACAGACGTAGACCATTTCAAAAGTTTTAATGATACTTACGGACACCAAGCAGGTGATGTGGTTCTCATTGAAGTCGCAAAACAACTGATCAATGCAGGCCAAAGGCACCATATCCCAGCTAGGTATGGTGGGGAAGAATTTTGTTTGGTAATGCCTGGAGCTTCAGAAGAAGAAGCTATGGCCAAGGGTGAAGAAATCCGTAAAGCTGTTGAATCCATGGTGGTCAAAAATCCAAATGATGGGTCGGACCTAAAAGTGACTTTGTCTGTGGGGGTTTCTAGTTTCCGACCGACCGATCGAAACAATAAGGATTTGATCGAAAGGGCAGACAAAGCACTCTACCAGGCAAAACATTCTGGTAGAAACCGCACAATTTGTTATAAAGATTAG
- a CDS encoding RluA family pseudouridine synthase — MSSYQSLIRYPYTGKTVLVFLTTKFPYHSQDEWQYLLDMGRIQVKGNVASAELVLQEGDSVVYEPIPGRIQEPEVDTGYTVLKETEEFLFIDKPGNLPMHPAGRYRTRTLLNLLEEIYPLVIPVHRLDRETSGIVIFAKSEESRTWLQKKFEKREVKKEYLAVVRGKFPKPMYLDGFLGKNTDSAIRKKMKFSLEEFSDSKFVSTELIPLEFSDSQNVSLVLVRPVTGRIHQIRVSFLYLGYPILGDKLYGPRETMFLDFVQSGLSPSLLEELGAERQILHAHSISYLDDRTGEKIKVRSNPLKEIRTFFPNYEDYVP; from the coding sequence GTGTCTTCTTACCAATCATTGATCCGTTATCCATATACGGGAAAAACGGTCCTTGTTTTTCTTACCACGAAATTCCCATACCATAGTCAGGATGAATGGCAATATTTATTGGATATGGGCCGCATCCAAGTCAAAGGAAATGTGGCAAGTGCAGAACTTGTGCTCCAGGAAGGGGACAGTGTTGTTTACGAACCCATCCCTGGTCGGATCCAGGAGCCAGAAGTAGATACTGGTTATACGGTTTTAAAAGAAACCGAAGAATTCCTTTTTATCGATAAACCGGGAAACCTACCCATGCACCCAGCGGGAAGATACCGTACAAGAACTCTATTGAACCTTCTGGAAGAAATCTATCCTCTAGTGATCCCTGTGCATAGGTTGGACCGTGAGACCTCAGGGATTGTGATTTTTGCCAAATCTGAAGAGAGTCGCACTTGGCTCCAAAAGAAATTTGAAAAGAGAGAAGTGAAAAAAGAATACCTGGCTGTGGTTCGGGGAAAATTTCCGAAACCAATGTATCTGGATGGTTTTCTTGGGAAAAATACAGATTCAGCAATCCGAAAAAAAATGAAGTTTTCTCTGGAAGAGTTTTCCGATTCAAAATTTGTTTCTACTGAATTGATTCCCTTGGAATTTTCTGATTCACAAAACGTAAGTTTGGTGCTTGTACGACCTGTAACAGGTAGAATCCATCAAATTCGAGTGAGTTTCCTTTACCTCGGTTATCCGATTCTTGGGGATAAATTGTATGGTCCACGAGAGACTATGTTTTTGGATTTTGTCCAATCGGGACTTTCTCCTTCTTTATTAGAAGAACTTGGTGCAGAACGACAAATTTTGCATGCACATAGCATAAGTTATCTGGATGATAGAACAGGTGAAAAGATAAAAGTACGATCAAATCCTTTAAAAGAAATTCGAACCTTCTTCCCAAATTATGAAGACTATGTCCCATAG
- a CDS encoding alpha-hydroxy-acid oxidizing protein — MKSVEGKTILIIGGGLLQVPIIQTAKTMRLHTVVADMNPSSIGFQIADEAIVMSTKDVEGMVRESKKFAQNSQIHGVITAGTDASMTVAAVASALQLPGIRFVDAEAASNKVKMRQRLKEFGMPIPRFAAVWSLQDAKDALDSLTFPLVMKPADNMGARGVIKVNHKDDLPTAFRHAKRFCPTGELILEEYMEGPELSVDALAFQGQIRMTGIADRIIEREPYFIEVGHNMPSAMSKEVLDEVERVMAGGMRALGIHLGAGKGDIKVTKEGVKIGEIAARLSGGFMSAFTYPLSTGVNLNRAALLISLGETPDNLDPVLSRVSIERSLLSKPGKLVSIGGVEETKKIDGVSEVFIQSKPGDIIKEPTNNIDKSGHVIIVADNLKEANLVFEKVKQTIRFEVDEQFSITEKEIGDQARIRFGKDICWVCKQCDGSNCASGIPGMGGVGRMETFHDNSIALSEYSIVPGYIRDHVFPEIQTQFLGYDLKTPIMAAPMTGVGTNMNFVMTDADYANLVVRSFVQNGSLAWLGDGASPEKYKIMLEALKKASGKGILICKPREDESMLLDRFLEAEADGVFALGMDIDAVNFKTMVQKNLSSITRPLERLIKLKEKTKLPFILKGIMNPEDAKLALEGGFSAIVVSNHGGRVLDGMPGTARVLPKIAEAVKGKIPLLVDGGIRSGMDVFKMLALGADVVLLGRPVAISLVGGEEAGIRFLLQKYSEELKQSMSVTGAKTLVDIKRTMLLHKLHG; from the coding sequence TTGAAATCGGTAGAAGGCAAAACTATACTCATTATCGGTGGGGGATTGTTACAGGTCCCCATCATCCAAACTGCAAAAACTATGCGACTCCATACAGTAGTTGCGGATATGAATCCCTCTTCGATTGGATTTCAAATTGCGGATGAAGCCATTGTCATGTCCACAAAGGACGTTGAAGGAATGGTTCGGGAATCTAAAAAATTTGCGCAAAACTCCCAAATTCATGGGGTGATCACTGCTGGAACTGATGCGAGTATGACGGTTGCTGCAGTGGCTTCCGCATTACAACTTCCGGGTATCCGATTTGTAGATGCAGAAGCAGCATCAAACAAAGTGAAAATGCGTCAAAGATTAAAAGAGTTTGGAATGCCAATTCCTCGTTTTGCAGCTGTTTGGTCTTTGCAAGATGCTAAAGATGCACTGGATTCACTGACATTTCCTCTTGTGATGAAACCGGCTGACAATATGGGAGCTCGCGGGGTCATCAAGGTAAATCACAAAGATGACCTTCCAACAGCATTTCGTCATGCCAAAAGGTTTTGTCCTACAGGTGAATTGATTTTAGAAGAATATATGGAAGGCCCTGAACTTTCTGTGGATGCATTGGCTTTCCAAGGCCAAATTCGAATGACAGGGATTGCCGACAGGATCATCGAACGGGAACCTTATTTTATTGAGGTAGGACATAACATGCCTTCTGCGATGTCCAAAGAAGTTTTGGATGAAGTGGAACGGGTGATGGCTGGTGGGATGCGAGCTCTGGGTATCCATCTTGGGGCAGGTAAGGGAGACATTAAGGTTACAAAAGAGGGAGTCAAAATTGGAGAAATCGCAGCAAGGCTTTCTGGTGGCTTTATGTCGGCGTTTACTTATCCTTTATCCACTGGGGTGAATTTAAACCGAGCTGCACTATTGATTTCATTAGGTGAAACTCCTGATAATTTGGATCCTGTATTGTCAAGAGTGTCCATCGAACGTTCGTTACTTTCGAAACCTGGAAAACTAGTTTCGATTGGTGGAGTAGAAGAAACTAAAAAAATCGACGGTGTGTCTGAGGTTTTTATCCAATCCAAACCTGGCGATATCATTAAAGAACCTACGAATAACATTGATAAGTCGGGACATGTAATCATTGTAGCTGATAATTTGAAAGAAGCGAATCTTGTTTTTGAAAAGGTAAAACAAACAATTCGATTTGAAGTGGATGAACAATTTTCGATTACCGAAAAAGAAATAGGTGACCAAGCAAGAATTCGTTTTGGAAAAGATATTTGTTGGGTTTGTAAACAATGTGACGGTAGCAATTGTGCCTCTGGGATTCCGGGTATGGGTGGAGTGGGCCGTATGGAAACCTTCCATGACAATAGCATTGCTCTTTCCGAATATTCGATAGTACCTGGTTACATTCGGGATCATGTATTTCCTGAAATCCAAACTCAGTTTTTAGGTTATGATTTAAAAACACCGATTATGGCCGCTCCCATGACTGGGGTGGGAACCAACATGAACTTTGTGATGACAGACGCAGATTATGCCAATCTTGTGGTTCGTTCCTTTGTTCAAAATGGAAGTCTCGCTTGGCTTGGTGATGGTGCTTCTCCAGAAAAATATAAAATCATGTTGGAAGCTTTAAAAAAGGCATCTGGAAAAGGAATTTTAATCTGTAAACCGAGAGAAGATGAATCCATGTTACTTGACCGGTTTTTAGAAGCTGAAGCGGACGGAGTGTTCGCTTTGGGAATGGACATTGATGCCGTAAATTTTAAAACAATGGTTCAAAAGAACTTATCAAGTATCACAAGGCCTTTGGAACGTTTGATCAAACTAAAAGAAAAAACAAAATTACCATTTATCCTCAAAGGCATTATGAACCCGGAAGATGCGAAACTAGCATTGGAAGGTGGATTTTCCGCCATCGTGGTTTCGAATCATGGAGGAAGGGTTTTGGATGGAATGCCTGGAACAGCAAGGGTTCTACCTAAAATTGCAGAAGCAGTTAAAGGAAAAATTCCTTTGTTAGTGGATGGAGGCATTCGATCGGGAATGGATGTTTTTAAAATGTTGGCTTTAGGGGCCGATGTTGTCCTTCTCGGAAGGCCTGTTGCCATTTCGCTTGTTGGTGGTGAGGAAGCTGGGATTCGTTTTCTTTTACAAAAATATTCGGAAGAACTAAAACAATCCATGAGTGTTACCGGAGCCAAAACTTTGGTGGACATCAAGCGAACGATGTTGCTTCATAAACTTCACGGTTGA
- a CDS encoding YggS family pyridoxal phosphate-dependent enzyme, translating into MSDYGSSYRSIQSSLKDLFPNKSPILIAVSKTKPYEVVKEAYLQGIREFGENYIPEAISKFTKLREEFPEAATSVNLHHIGPVQSGTLRKLFGIFSFTHGVGSISSLTELLKRAEKEKKQIRYLIQVNLTGEDSKHGLSIETLRSMRETMIGYQNEFCIWKGFMGMGPSSGDLIVTKKVFSDLAELRDTYFPDKKLSMGMSGDYEIACELGADYLRVGSKIFGERDYAKETI; encoded by the coding sequence GTGTCCGATTACGGTTCTTCTTATCGCTCCATCCAATCTTCTCTTAAAGATTTGTTCCCTAACAAATCTCCCATTCTCATTGCCGTATCCAAAACCAAACCTTACGAAGTGGTGAAAGAGGCCTATTTGCAAGGGATTCGTGAATTTGGCGAAAATTACATTCCAGAAGCCATTTCCAAATTTACAAAACTAAGAGAAGAGTTTCCAGAAGCAGCCACATCAGTCAATTTACACCATATTGGTCCCGTCCAATCAGGAACCTTACGAAAGTTATTTGGAATATTCTCTTTTACCCATGGGGTTGGATCCATTTCTTCCTTAACGGAACTTCTCAAACGTGCAGAAAAAGAAAAAAAGCAGATACGTTATTTGATCCAAGTCAATCTCACAGGAGAGGATTCCAAACATGGGCTTAGTATTGAAACTCTTCGTTCCATGAGAGAAACAATGATCGGTTACCAAAATGAATTTTGTATTTGGAAAGGGTTTATGGGGATGGGACCTTCAAGCGGAGATTTAATTGTAACAAAAAAAGTTTTCTCCGATTTAGCAGAATTACGTGATACATATTTTCCGGATAAAAAGTTATCTATGGGAATGAGCGGGGATTATGAAATCGCCTGTGAATTAGGAGCCGACTATTTAAGGGTTGGTTCAAAGATTTTTGGAGAGAGAGATTATGCAAAAGAAACCATTTGA